TTGCCGGttccaagaaagaaaaatctACTGAACCTTGGACAGAATTATCTCACTAGGTAGACGATTGCGTtggggggagagggggtggATCTGATATTTTGTCTACCAGATGAGCATCAGCATATGTTTCAATGAATGGCCATAAATTATGATCTTTCAAGAAAAAACTATCTGGTCCAGTCTATAGTCGTGGATAGGTGTTCCTACTGCAAGAAAATGTGAAGAGAAGAAAACACAAGACCACTTCAAAGGCCCTCCACTACGTTCCCTAAACAAAGTTATAGCAGCTACAAAAACGGTTAATAGCCCAAAGGAGCAATTCACTATGCCAGGCCGgaaattttgtattttgaaacttttttttgctaaaagtttacaaaataaaaaaggaaaatggataGAAAACGACAAGTTATTGCTTAATGTAATTCCAATCGCCCATTCACTTCAAAGAATAGTAAACCCCGCAAATCTTACAACCAAATCCGTCATGAaagtttaaaggaaaaaaaaaagcaagcaaTTTCGAGAGACTGCAATTCAACCTGGGAACAGGAAATCAGATCCGAAACTAAAACCAACCATTCAAAAGCATTATTGAGGACAAAATTTGCAGTGAATCAAACTCACCATTCCCCTGCTTTCATAATAATCATTCAACGCCCACTGATACCTCGAATGATTCAATCCAAACCAATCGGCCAAATGCTCATCCAAGCTCGAATGCGCTgcaacaaaacccaaaaccctcaaaaaaaaaaaagttacaaatGGTAAAGATCCAAGTCATACAACAAGAAGTAAACCCTACAAAAACGCCAAAAAGATACCCTTCTGAACTTTAGCAACAGCATTCCAGAAGATCCCAAACACAGACGAATTAGACGATGCAGGCTTCTCGAACTGCTGCGGGGGAGGCTGAacaggaggaggagcaacaaCCTTCTTCGGAGACTCAATCTTCAGTGAAGACTCCGACTTTGGCGTTACCGAAGCAGCTCTTTCAGTAACTTTCGGTCCTTTCGGAGTCGCAGGAGGAGTTATGAACACTGTGTATCTCCCAGCTTTACCGATCACCGGAAGTGGAGTAGATTCTTTGGTGATTGCCATTATCGAAGCTAATCAGAATTTTGGAACCAAATGTAGGAATGCACAGTAAGAAACCAACCACAAAACCAATTAAAGATTAAGAATTAGATTCCATAAAAAAgagggttttgaagaaaaa
The sequence above is a segment of the Telopea speciosissima isolate NSW1024214 ecotype Mountain lineage chromosome 7, Tspe_v1, whole genome shotgun sequence genome. Coding sequences within it:
- the LOC122668874 gene encoding uncharacterized protein LOC122668874 isoform X2 produces the protein MAITKESTPLPVIGKAGRYTVFITPPATPKGPKVTERAASVTPKSESSLKIESPKKVVAPPPVQPPPQQFEKPASSNSSVFGIFWNAVAKVQKAHSSLDEHLADWFGLNHSRYQWALNDYYESRGMGKEDAKPKDLASKGQTV
- the LOC122668874 gene encoding uncharacterized protein LOC122668874 isoform X1, translated to MAITKESTPLPVIGKAGRYTVFITPPATPKGPKVTERAASVTPKSESSLKIESPKKVVAPPPVQPPPQQFEKPASSNSSVFGIFWNAVAKVQKAHSSLDEHLADWFGLNHSRYQWALNDYYESRGMQGKEDAKPKDLASKGQTV